The following coding sequences lie in one Rickettsia hoogstraalii genomic window:
- a CDS encoding cell division protein ZapA → MSIVTVTLNNKSFQLYCNNGDEEELLSLANKLNDKIAEIKLGSPTASFELLLVMASLNAQAEIASLTEKLNKNGFQKNHPDEEKFAETLTTIAGYLENLARKMGK, encoded by the coding sequence ATGTCAATTGTTACGGTAACATTAAATAACAAGAGCTTTCAATTATATTGTAATAATGGAGATGAGGAAGAATTACTATCTTTAGCGAATAAATTGAATGATAAAATAGCGGAAATTAAACTTGGTAGTCCCACAGCCTCTTTTGAGCTATTATTAGTTATGGCATCTCTTAATGCTCAAGCTGAAATAGCTAGTCTAACAGAAAAACTTAATAAAAACGGCTTTCAAAAAAATCATCCTGATGAAGAAAAATTCGCAGAAACCTTAACTACTATAGCAGGTTACCTAGAAAACCTTGCACGTAAAATGGGAAAGTGA
- a CDS encoding NAD-glutamate dehydrogenase has product MASKTTSLNFSRLNCQIPNYKTKILELSKERESSSIYIDFVQKFLNYIPIDYDFENREKLFQNFADEAFKFFKQRVERVRKIAITKTVIENDPAINVLILLDNKPHIVDFIICLLKNMNLQTKFLLHPVINCVRNSKGELEKILENSVSDKKSESILHLTILGNFDDKTTIFLTEAINERLEELEQSYSHLPQLLTKLQGLSKNIIDNDKLKFEEAKEFLNWLQNDNLVLLGTLDFEVKSLKLSNEIGAAKIWQEVKDEIDDIIKCSANPLYQNQLIILGKINSASLIHSDNLIDYILVKKFNSSGEYISGSIIFGIYNSNMYYHSISDIPILRQKFNFVIEKAGFALSGYNADKLRILMESLPREALIQIDQGDLYCMCLHMLSSMMSKKLKLFIQYDWSSSFLNIIIFLPRERLTSEIHNMIDCYLAEKFGSKILSNYITEVAGNFSYLFVTLEAQGEHKINFEAEIIQQDLDRISTRWSEDFYFKLSKKFGEYQAGINLKLFDNVFPADYRQKFSPEIALVDIEYLTEASKSQECMFNLVSVNETEFYLKIYSPKVKLALSNILPPIENLGFKAIDEQTFAIKEALEIKESWIYNFILTSIIPVKGNITELKINVEEALDQMALGMLANDSLSKLIVLAGFNWKQVKLVKALTRYLHQTGFSYGKGYVQLTLLKHPEYTKMLVNLFDIKFNPKPPDNNCDVIQDKLNNYLVTVEMSSEDKVLRSMLGIINAITRTNYYQPHKHVFSFKFDSSKVPGLPKPVPFAEAFVYSKDFEAVHLRGGPVSRGGLRWSDRAEDYRLEVLGLMKAQMTKNSVIVPVGSKGGFYVHFTEEGLTRDEYMEKVVECYKNFLRGLLDITDNIVDGKVVHPKDVIIYDKEDPYLVVAADKGTASFSDYANSVAREYNYWLDDAFASGGSAGYDHKKMAITSKGAWISVTNHFKTLGLDVQIDPITVVGIGDMSGDVFGNGMLRSEAIKLVAAFNHKHIFIDPTPDPVSSFNERLRLFNLKGSNWSDYDSKLISKGGKVFERSSKLIKLSPEIKKLLDINDNELSPEELIKAILKADVDLLWNGGIGTYIKAKTENNLEIGDKTNDNLRCNGEEIRAKVIAEGGNVGVSQRGRVEYAKKGGRINADFIDNSAGVDCSDHEVNIKIALSSAVTSGKITLEERNKLLNDMTKQVEELVLLDNYKQTEAITIMQLSPTLTVNILSQFIDILEEEKVLERENEFLPSAEELNRRAISGEVLTRPELCVLLSYSKRSAYHELLNSTFSHEKYFDAYLIDYFPEMMQKKFHNEILSHPLKHEIIKTVTINKIINQLGGPLISIVKREIGAPLCDIIRSYTIICEIFDLDDIWETISKLPTNIDYNVKIDMFTEITKLMRRGISWFIKNLKHPINISETIEEFRVPAQNLRKTVGTLLVGETKIRFEEKLNYYTTSGVEESFAATIATFDNLISVFDIIYVTKQTSGNNKEIAKAYFAISDMFSLDWLRKACDKQLNDSFWRRLGIQSLKDDLYDKQRRLLIKIINKSKTTIDLDLWIDNNNLVRNFLDFIKEIKSQETIDLNIIILANKKFEIFLQKLE; this is encoded by the coding sequence ATGGCATCAAAAACAACTTCTTTAAACTTTAGCCGTTTAAATTGTCAAATTCCGAATTATAAAACTAAAATTCTAGAACTTAGCAAGGAACGTGAGTCAAGTTCCATATATATAGATTTTGTTCAAAAGTTTTTAAATTATATTCCGATAGATTATGATTTTGAGAATAGAGAAAAATTATTTCAAAATTTTGCAGATGAAGCCTTTAAGTTTTTTAAGCAAAGGGTAGAAAGAGTAAGAAAAATAGCAATAACAAAGACGGTTATAGAAAATGATCCGGCAATAAATGTCTTGATATTACTTGATAATAAACCGCATATTGTTGATTTTATTATATGTCTGCTTAAAAACATGAATTTGCAAACTAAGTTTTTACTCCATCCGGTAATAAACTGCGTCCGAAATAGTAAAGGAGAATTAGAAAAAATATTAGAAAATTCTGTCTCGGATAAAAAATCAGAATCGATACTACATTTAACCATTTTAGGAAATTTTGACGATAAAACTACTATATTTTTAACTGAAGCTATAAATGAAAGATTAGAAGAGTTAGAGCAAAGCTATAGCCATTTACCGCAATTACTCACAAAATTACAAGGTTTATCTAAAAATATAATTGATAATGATAAATTAAAGTTTGAAGAGGCTAAAGAATTCTTAAATTGGTTACAAAACGATAATTTGGTTTTATTAGGGACTCTTGATTTTGAGGTAAAATCTTTAAAATTAAGCAATGAAATAGGAGCAGCAAAAATATGGCAAGAAGTAAAAGACGAGATTGATGATATTATAAAATGTTCTGCTAATCCTTTATATCAAAATCAATTAATAATACTCGGTAAAATAAATAGTGCGTCGCTTATCCATTCAGATAATTTAATCGACTATATCTTAGTGAAAAAATTTAACTCTTCGGGTGAATATATTTCGGGAAGTATAATTTTCGGCATATATAATTCAAATATGTATTACCATTCAATAAGTGATATTCCAATCCTACGACAAAAATTTAATTTTGTAATTGAGAAAGCCGGTTTTGCATTATCAGGTTATAATGCTGATAAGTTAAGAATTTTAATGGAGTCGTTACCGAGAGAAGCTTTAATACAAATTGATCAAGGCGATTTATATTGTATGTGTTTACATATGCTCTCAAGTATGATGAGTAAGAAGCTTAAATTATTTATTCAATATGATTGGTCGAGTTCTTTTCTTAATATCATAATTTTTCTGCCACGAGAACGTTTAACGTCTGAAATACATAATATGATAGATTGTTATTTAGCGGAAAAATTCGGTAGTAAAATTTTATCCAACTATATAACCGAAGTAGCCGGTAATTTTTCTTATCTTTTTGTAACGCTTGAAGCACAAGGGGAACATAAAATAAATTTTGAAGCAGAAATAATACAGCAAGATTTAGATCGTATCTCTACACGTTGGAGTGAAGATTTTTATTTTAAGCTTTCTAAAAAATTCGGTGAATATCAAGCAGGTATTAATTTAAAGCTTTTTGATAATGTTTTTCCAGCAGATTATAGACAAAAATTTTCTCCGGAAATAGCTTTAGTAGATATTGAATATTTAACGGAAGCAAGCAAGTCACAAGAATGTATGTTTAATCTAGTTTCTGTAAATGAAACGGAATTTTACTTAAAAATATATAGTCCAAAAGTAAAACTTGCCCTTTCTAACATATTGCCGCCAATCGAAAATTTAGGTTTTAAAGCAATTGATGAACAAACTTTTGCAATTAAGGAGGCTCTGGAAATTAAAGAAAGCTGGATATATAATTTTATCTTAACTTCTATCATACCGGTAAAGGGTAATATTACCGAATTAAAAATAAATGTTGAAGAAGCTTTAGATCAAATGGCACTTGGGATGCTTGCTAATGATTCTTTAAGTAAATTGATAGTGCTGGCTGGTTTTAATTGGAAGCAAGTTAAACTCGTCAAAGCTTTAACAAGATATTTACATCAAACGGGATTTAGTTACGGTAAAGGTTATGTGCAACTAACACTACTTAAACATCCCGAATATACAAAAATGTTGGTAAATCTGTTTGATATAAAATTTAATCCTAAACCTCCTGATAATAATTGTGATGTAATTCAAGATAAACTGAATAATTACTTAGTAACCGTTGAGATGAGTAGTGAAGATAAAGTACTACGTAGTATGCTTGGTATAATTAATGCTATTACTAGAACAAATTACTATCAACCGCATAAACATGTTTTTTCATTTAAGTTTGATTCTTCAAAAGTACCGGGTTTACCTAAACCTGTTCCGTTTGCCGAAGCATTTGTTTACTCTAAGGATTTTGAAGCTGTTCATTTAAGAGGCGGTCCCGTATCACGCGGAGGACTTAGATGGTCGGATAGAGCAGAAGATTATAGGCTTGAGGTCCTTGGACTTATGAAAGCCCAGATGACGAAGAATTCCGTTATTGTCCCTGTCGGCTCTAAAGGCGGCTTTTATGTTCATTTTACTGAGGAAGGGCTTACTCGTGATGAATATATGGAAAAAGTGGTAGAATGCTATAAGAATTTCCTGAGAGGTTTATTAGACATAACCGATAATATCGTTGACGGTAAAGTAGTACATCCGAAAGACGTTATTATTTATGATAAAGAAGATCCTTATTTAGTGGTTGCTGCCGATAAAGGTACAGCTTCATTTTCGGATTACGCTAATAGTGTGGCAAGAGAATATAATTACTGGCTTGATGATGCTTTTGCTTCTGGTGGCTCTGCAGGTTACGATCATAAAAAAATGGCTATTACCTCTAAAGGAGCTTGGATTTCCGTAACTAATCACTTTAAAACTTTAGGGTTAGATGTCCAAATAGATCCTATTACCGTCGTAGGTATAGGAGATATGTCGGGAGACGTGTTCGGTAACGGTATGCTAAGATCAGAGGCTATTAAGTTAGTTGCTGCCTTTAATCATAAACATATATTTATTGATCCTACCCCTGATCCTGTATCAAGTTTTAATGAGCGTTTGCGTTTATTTAATTTAAAGGGTTCTAATTGGTCCGATTATGATTCTAAGCTTATTTCTAAAGGAGGCAAAGTATTTGAACGTAGTAGTAAATTAATAAAATTATCACCGGAAATTAAAAAATTACTTGATATAAATGATAATGAATTATCACCGGAAGAATTAATTAAAGCTATTTTAAAAGCAGATGTTGATTTATTGTGGAATGGCGGAATAGGCACTTATATCAAAGCTAAAACGGAAAATAATTTAGAAATCGGTGATAAAACAAATGATAACCTTAGATGTAACGGTGAAGAAATTAGAGCAAAAGTTATAGCAGAAGGCGGTAATGTCGGGGTATCACAGAGAGGTAGAGTTGAATATGCTAAAAAAGGCGGACGCATAAATGCCGACTTTATTGATAATTCAGCAGGTGTTGATTGTTCCGATCATGAGGTAAATATCAAGATTGCTTTAAGTAGTGCGGTAACCTCAGGAAAAATTACTTTAGAAGAACGTAATAAACTCCTAAATGATATGACAAAGCAAGTTGAAGAGTTAGTATTGCTTGATAATTATAAGCAAACCGAAGCAATAACAATTATGCAACTATCTCCTACTTTAACCGTTAATATACTTAGTCAATTTATAGATATTTTAGAAGAAGAAAAAGTATTAGAACGGGAAAATGAATTCTTGCCTAGTGCGGAAGAATTGAATAGAAGAGCTATCAGCGGTGAAGTACTAACTCGTCCTGAGCTTTGCGTGTTGCTATCATATAGTAAAAGATCAGCTTACCACGAGTTACTTAATTCTACTTTTTCTCATGAAAAATATTTTGATGCATATCTTATAGATTATTTTCCTGAAATGATGCAAAAAAAGTTTCATAATGAAATTTTATCTCATCCTCTTAAACATGAGATTATTAAAACCGTTACCATAAATAAAATAATTAATCAACTTGGAGGGCCGCTTATTAGTATTGTAAAGCGTGAGATTGGGGCTCCTCTTTGTGATATAATAAGGTCATATACCATTATTTGTGAAATTTTTGATCTTGATGATATATGGGAAACTATAAGTAAGCTACCTACTAATATTGATTACAATGTAAAAATTGATATGTTTACCGAAATAACGAAATTAATGCGTCGGGGTATTTCGTGGTTTATTAAAAATTTAAAACATCCTATTAATATTAGTGAAACTATAGAAGAGTTTAGAGTTCCTGCACAAAACTTAAGAAAAACGGTAGGTACTTTATTAGTCGGGGAAACTAAAATAAGATTTGAAGAAAAATTAAATTATTATACAACTAGCGGGGTAGAGGAATCATTTGCTGCTACTATCGCTACATTTGACAATTTAATTTCAGTATTTGACATTATATATGTAACAAAACAGACTTCAGGAAATAATAAAGAGATAGCAAAAGCTTATTTTGCTATAAGCGATATGTTTAGTCTTGATTGGTTACGTAAAGCTTGTGATAAGCAATTGAACGATTCATTTTGGCGTCGCCTCGGTATTCAATCGCTAAAAGATGATTTATATGACAAACAACGTAGATTATTAATAAAAATAATTAATAAATCTAAAACAACTATTGATTTAGATTTATGGATTGATAATAATAACTTAGTTAGAAATTTTCTTGATTTTATTAAAGAAATTAAATCTCAAGAAACTATAGACTTAAATATAATTATTTTAGCAAATAAGAAATTTGAAATATTCTTACAAAAACTTGAGTAA
- the mnmE gene encoding tRNA uridine-5-carboxymethylaminomethyl(34) synthesis GTPase MnmE translates to METIFAQSSAFGKAGVAVFRISGPKSLEVLQLLTGKKDFKPRLMYYQQIIAPETKELIDNAMVVYFKLPNSFTGEDVVEIHTHGSKAISIMLINALLNIADIRLAEAGEFTKRAFLNNKFDLTAAEGIADLINAETIMQHRQAIRQASGRLEELYNNWRSQLLKIISLLEAYIDFPDEDIPDSVLNDVNNTHKNLVNEISNYLNDNRRGELLNSGLKLAIIGPPNAGKSSLLNFLMQRDIAIVSNIAGTTRDIIEGHLDIGGYPIILQDTAGIREESSDIIEQEGIKRAINSAKTADIKIIMFDAEKLDSSINEDITGLIDENTIVIINKIDLIEPNKIFDIEDKYKCLRVSVKNNIALSSILKNIENIAENMAGFTETPYITNQRHRHYLKQALSHLTAFSLDNDLVLATEDIRMTARCIGAITGIINVEEILGEIFKNFCIGK, encoded by the coding sequence GTGGAAACTATATTTGCACAAAGCTCTGCATTCGGTAAAGCAGGGGTAGCGGTTTTTAGGATTTCTGGTCCTAAAAGTCTGGAAGTTTTGCAGCTGCTTACCGGTAAAAAAGACTTTAAGCCGAGATTAATGTATTATCAACAAATTATTGCCCCTGAAACCAAGGAGCTAATTGATAATGCTATGGTTGTTTATTTTAAGCTACCTAATAGTTTTACCGGCGAGGATGTAGTCGAGATTCATACGCACGGCAGTAAAGCTATCTCTATAATGCTTATTAATGCATTGTTAAATATAGCTGATATTCGTTTGGCAGAAGCAGGAGAATTTACCAAAAGAGCTTTTTTAAATAATAAATTCGATTTAACAGCCGCAGAGGGAATAGCCGATCTAATTAATGCCGAAACCATTATGCAGCATAGGCAAGCAATTAGACAAGCAAGTGGCAGACTTGAAGAATTATATAATAACTGGCGTAGTCAGCTTTTAAAAATTATCTCTCTGCTTGAAGCTTATATAGATTTCCCTGATGAAGATATACCGGATAGCGTTCTTAATGACGTTAACAACACTCATAAAAACCTTGTAAACGAAATATCTAATTATCTTAATGATAATAGACGAGGAGAATTACTAAATAGCGGTCTTAAGCTTGCAATTATCGGTCCGCCGAATGCAGGTAAGTCTAGCTTATTAAATTTTTTAATGCAGAGAGATATAGCAATTGTCTCAAATATTGCAGGAACTACTAGAGATATAATTGAAGGTCATTTAGACATTGGCGGCTATCCTATTATTTTACAGGATACGGCAGGTATAAGAGAAGAAAGTAGTGACATTATAGAACAAGAAGGTATAAAAAGAGCTATTAATTCGGCTAAAACAGCGGATATTAAAATTATTATGTTTGATGCCGAAAAATTAGATTCCTCTATAAATGAAGATATTACAGGTTTAATTGATGAAAATACTATCGTAATAATTAATAAAATCGATTTAATTGAACCTAATAAAATATTTGATATAGAGGATAAATATAAATGCTTAAGAGTTTCGGTAAAAAATAATATTGCTCTTTCAAGTATATTAAAAAATATCGAAAATATTGCTGAAAATATGGCGGGCTTTACCGAAACGCCTTACATAACAAATCAACGTCATCGTCATTATTTAAAACAAGCTCTCTCACATTTAACGGCTTTTAGCTTAGATAATGATTTAGTTCTAGCAACTGAAGATATTAGAATGACGGCACGTTGCATCGGTGCTATTACGGGCATTATTAACGTAGAAGAAATACTAGGCGAGATCTTTAAAAATTTCTGCATAGGTAAGTAA
- a CDS encoding DUF5460 family protein, whose protein sequence is MAPVLNINFKCVMPIFGNEMVSSLPGNVTYIIHKLGNTILSSVYKTNTEGKFEEGYLVNNTDCNWGNIAESFSKNPDNFAVLHKQCITKSGLDIPINNIFTDAENNPHILLQQAITPHQNGTANIFDQAYKVTLDYMFSQGNITETNGADFLGLNECTKEEAMSVLQKYSTYKKQLTSIETLTNTLQDTLNHLGISQDNAQEAGVKIFNVLNIPVKFTTDNLKIILEAFKITLDDISPTEVGKNILDLLSKPFTEATTSTTERTNDDTNDGGYSGAYIAGVALGTLALGTILGYGIKYVWDRHKGKNIKDKNLELEGENIKLEGENIKLQKDNINLSALIEFQAILDEIIEIGNLTDILAILSKTNQDTINLHGQDYDISLLKSKIQGLDKAIIKLNSVSNICTNINSLGNTLHKICDLLNGKDTFIAIKSFANLIKESRETDIKSEEYKNCLEKIFETLLGIDKTSSGEYTYIPEEELQNHEMPLLADVLSSSSGIEI, encoded by the coding sequence ATGGCACCTGTATTAAATATAAATTTTAAATGCGTTATGCCTATATTTGGAAATGAAATGGTAAGTAGTTTGCCCGGTAATGTAACATATATAATTCATAAACTCGGTAATACTATACTTTCATCGGTATATAAGACGAATACTGAAGGGAAGTTCGAGGAAGGTTACTTAGTGAACAATACAGATTGTAACTGGGGAAATATTGCAGAATCTTTTTCAAAAAATCCTGATAATTTTGCAGTATTACACAAGCAATGCATAACAAAAAGTGGCTTAGACATTCCAATAAATAACATTTTTACCGATGCAGAAAATAACCCACATATACTTTTACAGCAAGCTATAACACCTCATCAAAACGGTACAGCTAACATTTTTGATCAGGCTTATAAAGTAACACTTGATTATATGTTCTCTCAAGGCAATATTACCGAAACTAACGGAGCTGATTTCTTAGGTTTAAATGAATGTACTAAGGAAGAAGCTATGAGCGTTTTACAAAAGTACAGTACCTATAAGAAACAACTAACATCTATCGAAACGCTTACTAATACTCTTCAGGATACTCTAAACCATTTAGGCATATCTCAGGATAATGCTCAAGAAGCAGGGGTAAAAATTTTTAATGTATTGAATATACCCGTCAAATTCACTACTGATAATCTTAAGATTATTCTAGAGGCTTTCAAAATAACTTTGGACGATATATCTCCTACAGAAGTAGGTAAAAATATTTTAGATCTACTAAGTAAACCTTTCACTGAGGCAACCACTTCCACTACAGAAAGAACTAACGATGATACAAATGACGGTGGATATAGCGGTGCTTATATAGCTGGAGTAGCATTAGGAACATTAGCTCTAGGCACTATCTTAGGATATGGCATTAAATATGTATGGGATAGGCATAAGGGAAAAAATATAAAAGATAAAAATTTAGAGTTAGAGGGTGAAAACATAAAGTTAGAGGGTGAAAACATAAAGTTACAAAAGGATAATATAAATCTTAGCGCACTAATTGAATTTCAAGCTATATTAGATGAAATTATAGAAATTGGAAATTTAACAGATATACTTGCAATACTAAGCAAAACTAATCAAGATACGATAAATTTACATGGTCAAGATTATGATATTTCTCTATTAAAATCAAAAATACAAGGTCTAGATAAAGCAATTATAAAGTTAAATTCTGTCTCTAACATATGTACTAATATAAATTCTTTAGGTAACACATTACATAAAATATGTGACCTTCTTAATGGAAAGGATACTTTTATTGCTATTAAATCCTTTGCAAATTTAATAAAAGAATCGAGGGAAACGGATATTAAATCCGAAGAATACAAAAACTGTCTTGAGAAAATATTCGAGACGCTACTTGGAATTGATAAAACCTCAAGCGGAGAATATACTTATATTCCAGAAGAAGAGTTACAAAATCATGAAATGCCATTATTAGCCGATGTATTATCTAGCTCTTCAGGTATAGAAATATAG
- the recA gene encoding recombinase RecA produces MSNTDKEKAIAAALAQIEKSYGKGSVMKLGQRPNVDIEAVSTGSLGLDIALGIGGVPKGRIIEIFGPESSGKTTLTLHLIAEAQKKGGTCAFIDAEHALDPAYAKKLGVNIDELIISQPDTGEQALEIADTLIRSGGIDMIIIDSVAALVPKSEIEGEMGDAQMASQARLMSQALRKLTASINRTNCITVFINQIRMKIGVMFGSPETTTGGNALKFYASVRIDIRRIGSIKDKEEVIGSQTKVKVVKNKVSPPFKTADFDIMYGSGISKEGEIIDLGVKLDIVEKSGSWFSYNNVRIGQGRENVKQYLKEHPQISNEIEKIIREKSSKITNINLDQTEEEND; encoded by the coding sequence ATGTCAAATACAGATAAGGAAAAAGCCATTGCCGCAGCACTCGCACAAATCGAAAAAAGCTACGGTAAAGGTTCGGTAATGAAACTAGGGCAGCGTCCGAATGTTGATATAGAAGCCGTATCAACCGGCTCACTTGGGCTTGATATAGCTCTTGGGATAGGAGGTGTTCCTAAAGGTAGAATCATTGAAATTTTCGGTCCTGAAAGCTCAGGTAAAACCACTTTAACTTTACATTTAATTGCAGAAGCACAGAAAAAGGGCGGTACATGTGCCTTTATTGATGCCGAGCATGCCCTTGACCCTGCTTATGCTAAAAAATTAGGCGTAAATATTGATGAGCTTATTATTTCACAACCAGATACAGGTGAACAAGCTCTAGAAATTGCCGATACGTTAATTCGTTCCGGCGGTATTGATATGATAATAATAGATAGTGTTGCGGCTTTAGTACCAAAATCAGAGATTGAGGGCGAGATGGGGGATGCCCAAATGGCTTCTCAAGCAAGATTAATGAGCCAGGCTTTACGTAAACTTACCGCATCAATTAATCGTACCAATTGTATTACTGTTTTCATCAACCAAATCAGAATGAAAATAGGTGTGATGTTCGGCAGTCCTGAAACTACGACAGGCGGTAATGCCTTAAAATTCTACGCTTCTGTTAGAATCGATATAAGAAGAATCGGCTCCATTAAAGATAAAGAAGAAGTGATAGGCAGCCAAACTAAAGTAAAAGTAGTTAAAAACAAAGTTTCCCCTCCGTTTAAAACTGCAGATTTTGATATAATGTACGGTTCAGGTATTTCAAAAGAAGGCGAGATAATCGACCTTGGAGTTAAGCTTGATATTGTTGAGAAATCCGGCTCTTGGTTTTCCTACAATAACGTACGCATTGGACAAGGACGTGAAAACGTCAAACAATATTTAAAAGAACATCCACAAATTTCCAATGAAATTGAGAAAATCATACGCGAAAAATCGTCAAAAATTACTAATATAAATCTTGATCAAACGGAGGAAGAAAATGATTGA
- the fabG gene encoding 3-oxoacyl-ACP reductase FabG — MIDLTGKTSLITGASGGIGGAIARLLHKLGSHVIISGSNEEKLKSLGNVLKDNYTIEICNLANKEECSNLISKAPKLDILVCNAGITSDTLAIRMKDEDFDKVIDINLKANFILNREAIKKMMQNRYGRIINISSIVGISGNPGQANYCASKAGLIGMTKSLSYEVATRGITVNAVAPGFIKSDMTDKLNEKQREAIVQKIPLGTYGIPEDVANAVAFLASDQASYITGQTIHVNGGMLMV; from the coding sequence ATGATTGATTTAACAGGTAAAACTTCCTTAATTACGGGAGCTTCAGGAGGCATAGGCGGAGCTATAGCGAGATTACTGCACAAACTCGGAAGCCATGTAATTATTAGCGGTAGTAATGAGGAAAAATTAAAATCCCTTGGAAATGTTTTAAAAGATAATTATACGATAGAAATATGCAACCTTGCAAATAAGGAAGAATGTAGCAATTTAATATCTAAAGCACCAAAGCTAGATATTTTAGTATGTAATGCCGGTATTACTAGTGATACGCTAGCAATTAGAATGAAAGATGAAGATTTTGACAAAGTTATTGATATTAATTTGAAAGCAAATTTTATTTTAAATCGTGAAGCAATAAAAAAAATGATGCAAAACAGGTATGGACGCATTATTAATATATCTTCAATAGTAGGAATTTCAGGTAACCCTGGGCAGGCTAATTATTGTGCTTCTAAAGCAGGTTTAATAGGCATGACCAAATCGCTCTCTTACGAAGTTGCAACCAGAGGAATTACGGTTAACGCAGTAGCTCCAGGATTTATTAAGTCTGATATGACCGATAAACTAAACGAAAAACAAAGAGAAGCCATAGTACAAAAAATTCCGCTAGGTACTTACGGTATACCGGAAGACGTGGCAAACGCAGTCGCATTTTTAGCAAGCGATCAGGCATCATATATTACCGGTCAAACTATCCACGTAAACGGGGGAATGTTAATGGTGTAA
- the acpP gene encoding acyl carrier protein, whose translation MEFKIMSTTDKIEQKVIEMVAEKLNKDKSIITTDSRFIEDLKADSLDTVELMMAIEVEYGIDIPDDEATKIKTVSDVIKYIKERQS comes from the coding sequence ATGGAGTTCAAAATTATGAGTACAACGGACAAGATCGAACAGAAAGTTATTGAAATGGTTGCTGAAAAGCTAAATAAAGATAAATCGATAATAACTACGGATTCAAGATTTATAGAAGATTTGAAAGCCGATAGTCTTGATACCGTAGAGTTAATGATGGCAATAGAAGTTGAATACGGTATTGATATCCCTGATGATGAAGCCACTAAAATTAAAACCGTATCCGATGTTATAAAATATATCAAAGAACGCCAATCTTAA